In Pseudomonas nunensis, a single window of DNA contains:
- a CDS encoding thermostable hemolysin, producing MLVRVTESQTPLWVQATEVVKEKFRSSYKATVEPSPQYFAVTLDNEERILSCAGITFADHRTLFSEQYLSQPIETILSERFEKPIDRSTIVEIGSLISHHLTAGMIMVNMIPLLAWCMGGHYLLCTVTPRVREMMESCQIDFEPLLTADPERLANDGGKNWGSYYSKMPVTGFIRVDPKRSRFAAMTLGTLFTQLPTDLPERAQS from the coding sequence GTGTTGGTACGTGTCACGGAAAGTCAGACACCGTTATGGGTGCAAGCCACTGAAGTTGTGAAGGAAAAATTTCGCAGTTCTTATAAGGCGACAGTAGAGCCCAGTCCGCAGTATTTTGCGGTAACTCTGGATAATGAGGAGCGCATTCTTTCTTGTGCCGGTATAACGTTTGCTGATCACCGCACACTCTTCTCTGAACAATATCTGTCGCAACCGATAGAAACGATACTCTCCGAGCGCTTTGAAAAGCCGATCGATCGGTCAACTATCGTTGAAATCGGTAGTTTGATTTCCCATCACCTGACGGCCGGAATGATCATGGTCAACATGATCCCGTTGTTGGCCTGGTGCATGGGCGGCCACTATCTACTGTGCACCGTCACACCCCGGGTCCGGGAAATGATGGAAAGCTGCCAGATCGATTTCGAACCGCTGCTGACCGCTGATCCAGAGCGCCTGGCCAATGATGGCGGGAAGAACTGGGGCTCTTATTACTCGAAAATGCCGGTCACCGGTTTTATCCGGGTGGACCCGAAACGTTCGCGATTCGCCGCCATGACCCTCGGTACATTGTTTACCCAATTGCCGACGGATCTGCCGGAGAGGGCGCAATCATGA
- a CDS encoding LysR family transcriptional regulator, which translates to MLNSNLLRKLDMQDLMVFVAVYEQSSVTEVSETLCVSQSTVSYCLKKLRTSFDDELFINTRNGMWPTNKATTMYGHVLKILKSINICHSGLHAFDPTQKEITFNICAPEYFELLILPNLLKRFIGSSFPVIVNIQKFHRDIPIEELIDGRFDLVICFGPNFHRSSKSLKSQVLLEDDLVCVVDKNSAPAEGEFSLDSFVARQHIFPTPWTSDTNMVDGWLSKWAYSRQIVARANSYVAALNMIPGTDFVLTLPRRIQMLISNEDKFAHCQPPTGLPNFTLDMLWNEKPGQDSANNWFREQIVSVCAQDGLL; encoded by the coding sequence ATGCTTAATAGTAATTTGCTCAGAAAACTCGATATGCAGGATCTGATGGTGTTCGTTGCCGTATACGAACAAAGCAGCGTCACCGAGGTCTCTGAAACCCTTTGCGTCAGCCAGTCCACCGTCAGTTACTGCTTGAAAAAGCTGCGCACGAGCTTCGACGATGAGCTGTTCATCAACACTCGTAATGGCATGTGGCCGACTAACAAGGCCACCACCATGTATGGCCATGTGTTGAAAATCCTGAAAAGCATAAACATATGCCATTCCGGCTTACACGCATTCGACCCCACGCAAAAAGAGATTACGTTTAATATCTGCGCACCGGAGTACTTTGAGCTTCTGATACTCCCAAACTTGCTGAAGCGTTTTATCGGCAGTAGTTTTCCGGTCATTGTGAACATCCAGAAGTTTCACAGAGACATTCCAATCGAAGAACTTATCGACGGCCGCTTCGATCTGGTTATTTGTTTCGGCCCCAACTTCCATCGCAGTTCCAAAAGTTTAAAGTCACAAGTTCTGCTGGAAGATGATCTTGTCTGTGTCGTTGATAAAAACTCTGCCCCGGCGGAGGGTGAATTCAGCCTGGACAGCTTTGTCGCGCGCCAGCACATCTTCCCGACCCCGTGGACTTCAGACACCAACATGGTGGATGGCTGGCTCAGCAAATGGGCTTACAGCCGCCAGATAGTGGCGCGGGCCAACAGTTACGTGGCGGCACTGAACATGATTCCCGGAACCGATTTCGTGCTGACGTTGCCTCGGCGTATCCAGATGCTGATCAGTAACGAAGATAAATTCGCACATTGCCAACCGCCCACCGGTTTACCCAACTTTACGCTGGACATGTTGTGGAACGAAAAGCCTGGGCAGGACAGCGCGAATAACTGGTTTCGCGAACAAATTGTCAGCGTCTGCGCACAAGACGGCCTGCTGTAA
- a CDS encoding LysR family transcriptional regulator — protein MLNSNLLRKLDMQDLMVFTAVYEQSSVTGVSEALFVSQSTVSYCLKKLRTSFEDELFINTRTGMRPTHKASIMYNHVLKILESINLCHASGQAFDPTSQPVTFNICAPEYFEHLILPRLLKRFDFADLPVAVNLHKFETDIPADELRDGSLDLLICFGPNAHPGQTDFRSLMLLEDDLVCVFDKRATPLEPRLSLQAFTERQHVFSTPWSAATDKVDGWLARQAQKREIVKRSNSYSAALKMITGTDFILTLPRRIQRLLANEAVFNHCEAPNGLPGFTLDMQWSQTVDQDSANTWLREQVLEVCAEQQAA, from the coding sequence ATGCTAAACAGTAACTTGCTTAGAAAGCTCGATATGCAGGACCTCATGGTGTTTACCGCCGTGTATGAGCAAAGCAGCGTCACCGGTGTGTCGGAGGCACTCTTCGTCAGTCAGTCCACCGTGAGTTACTGCCTGAAAAAACTGCGCACCAGTTTTGAAGACGAGTTGTTTATCAACACCCGCACCGGAATGCGCCCCACCCACAAAGCCAGCATCATGTACAACCATGTGCTGAAGATTCTTGAAAGCATTAACCTCTGTCACGCCAGCGGCCAGGCGTTCGACCCGACTTCACAGCCCGTCACCTTCAATATTTGCGCACCGGAATACTTCGAGCACTTGATTCTGCCGCGCCTGTTGAAGCGCTTCGATTTCGCCGACCTGCCGGTAGCGGTCAACCTGCACAAATTCGAAACCGATATCCCGGCCGATGAATTGCGCGATGGCAGCCTCGACCTGCTGATCTGTTTTGGTCCGAATGCTCATCCGGGTCAAACCGACTTCAGGTCACTGATGTTGCTGGAGGACGATCTGGTCTGCGTCTTCGACAAACGCGCCACGCCACTGGAACCACGCTTGAGTCTGCAAGCCTTCACCGAACGCCAGCACGTGTTCTCGACACCGTGGTCAGCCGCCACCGACAAGGTCGATGGCTGGCTGGCGCGGCAGGCGCAAAAGCGCGAGATCGTCAAACGCTCGAACAGCTACAGTGCGGCGCTGAAGATGATCACCGGCACTGATTTCATCCTGACCCTGCCCCGGCGTATCCAGCGTCTGCTGGCCAACGAAGCGGTGTTCAATCATTGCGAAGCGCCTAACGGCCTGCCGGGTTTCACCCTCGACATGCAATGGAGCCAAACCGTGGATCAGGACAGCGCCAACACTTGGCTGCGTGAGCAAGTGCTAGAGGTCTGCGCCGAGCAGCAAGCCGCCTGA
- a CDS encoding 5-carboxymethyl-2-hydroxymuconate Delta-isomerase codes for MPHLHMEYTANLPGLNADVALIRLNNTLVGSGQFAAEHDIKSRALKVETFKVGTGLGERAFVHVKLALLSGRSPQIKKQLSDSLLAVVQDLCEWPTDVEVQLCVEILDIDRESYTKTAIGF; via the coding sequence ATGCCTCACCTGCACATGGAATACACCGCCAACCTGCCCGGGTTGAACGCCGATGTCGCGTTGATCCGGCTCAACAATACGTTGGTGGGTTCCGGTCAGTTTGCGGCGGAGCACGATATCAAGAGCCGTGCCCTGAAGGTCGAAACCTTCAAGGTCGGCACTGGCTTGGGCGAGCGGGCGTTCGTGCATGTGAAGCTGGCGTTGCTCAGCGGTCGCTCGCCGCAAATCAAGAAACAGCTGTCCGACAGCCTGTTGGCCGTGGTGCAGGATTTGTGTGAATGGCCGACGGATGTCGAAGTCCAGTTGTGCGTGGAAATCCTCGACATCGATCGTGAGTCCTACACCAAGACCGCCATCGGCTTCTGA
- a CDS encoding LysR substrate-binding domain-containing protein encodes MNRNELRKADINLMVVFETLMLERNVTRVAEKLFLGQPTISAALNRLRTMFNDPLFIRVGHRMEPTARAEEIIQHLSPALDSLSVALSLTHDFDPASSTMTFRIGLSDDVEFGLLPPLLRALRQEAPKVVFVVQHVDYWRIPDLLASGDITVGISQTRGLPANAKRKLLRHIQPSLLRADASDTPLTLDEYCSRPHVLVSHTANVSGYADEWLAEIGRKRHVVLSVPQYSSLPALLAGTDLIASLPDYTASAMAASGHLFQEPFPFKTPTLDLSMVWLSHVDTDPAERWLRSRLEAFMSERGLADMHSAGSL; translated from the coding sequence ATGAATCGTAATGAACTACGCAAGGCCGACATCAACCTGATGGTGGTGTTCGAGACGTTGATGCTCGAACGTAACGTGACGCGGGTGGCGGAAAAGCTGTTTCTCGGCCAGCCAACCATCAGCGCTGCGCTCAACCGTCTGCGCACGATGTTCAATGATCCGCTGTTCATTCGCGTCGGCCATCGCATGGAGCCGACGGCTCGGGCCGAAGAAATCATCCAGCACCTGTCGCCCGCGCTGGATTCGCTGTCGGTGGCCTTGAGCCTGACCCACGATTTCGACCCGGCCAGCAGCACCATGACCTTTCGGATCGGGCTCTCGGACGATGTCGAATTCGGCCTGTTGCCCCCGTTACTGCGGGCCTTGCGCCAGGAAGCACCGAAGGTGGTGTTTGTGGTCCAGCATGTCGATTATTGGCGGATTCCCGACCTGTTGGCCTCCGGCGACATCACTGTCGGCATCAGCCAGACCCGCGGCTTGCCGGCCAACGCCAAGCGCAAATTGCTGCGGCATATCCAGCCGAGCCTTTTGCGCGCCGATGCTTCCGACACGCCGTTGACCCTCGATGAATATTGCTCACGCCCGCACGTGCTGGTTTCCCACACCGCCAACGTTAGTGGCTACGCCGATGAGTGGCTGGCGGAGATTGGCCGCAAGCGCCATGTCGTCCTTTCCGTGCCGCAATACAGCTCATTGCCAGCCCTGCTAGCGGGGACTGACCTGATCGCCAGCCTGCCGGACTACACCGCCAGCGCCATGGCGGCGTCCGGCCATTTGTTCCAGGAACCGTTCCCGTTCAAGACGCCAACCCTGGACTTGTCCATGGTCTGGCTCAGCCACGTCGACACCGACCCGGCCGAACGCTGGCTGCGTTCGCGCCTCGAAGCGTTCATGAGTGAACGCGGTCTGGCCGACATGCACAGCGCCGGTTCACTCTGA
- a CDS encoding DUF6311 domain-containing protein — protein MKDSGKHWALELLPLLMGVLAFFIVIGPRALDPQNIAWLDSGDPATHYLGWVFFRHSPWTFPLGLNPSYGLELGSSIIFSDSNPLLALLFKPFNAWLPETFQYFGIWLMACFVLQAWFAWKLVGLVTPNVALKLLGAGLFLFSPPMFLRMGGHLSLAGHFLILAALYLTLHPGVQRRRLAWGALLAATALVHAYLLAMVALIWIADLAGRTRKGQLTRRTALIELLVLFLLVALCCWQAGYFSIGKGTVAGGFGLYRMNVLSLIDASGWSSIVPDLPEGPGDYEGFNFLGAGTLLAAIFAAVALLRRNTDFGRAVRSLPVLMLALVGLLLFALSNDIGLGLLNAHYPLPKAFVKLANIFRASGRMFWPVFYVIVFAIIYLVVRSNRPRTAVCLLAVALCVQVVDTRNGWAGLRQSRMMEPASEWATPLQDPFWKSAALHYANIRSLSPKNQPDTWQPLADFAATHGMKTDAAYLGRMSTTALEQAEEKATRMLQTGQYDPDSLYILDENARLEAVKTVNSATDLLTRIDGMVVLAPGWKQCARCLAVEDEGRAMQSMPLIKVGQQQLFNHTTLHLVQGWGTPEAWGTWSDGAQAEIQLRVPPQASSIVIDALAFVLPMHAGQTMVFSVNGVQALTTRLTTVQGNRIEIPITPAMREAIAGDRLMRIQVQLPDAISPKQLGLGEDQRVMGLGMKSLTVQ, from the coding sequence TCAGGCAAACATTGGGCGCTGGAGTTGTTGCCCTTATTGATGGGCGTGTTGGCGTTTTTCATCGTGATCGGGCCGCGGGCCCTGGACCCGCAAAACATCGCCTGGCTGGACAGTGGCGATCCGGCGACTCATTACCTGGGCTGGGTATTTTTCCGACACTCGCCTTGGACTTTTCCGCTCGGACTTAACCCGTCCTATGGGTTGGAACTGGGTAGCTCGATCATTTTTTCTGATTCGAATCCGCTGCTGGCCCTGCTGTTCAAACCGTTCAACGCGTGGTTGCCCGAGACATTCCAATACTTCGGTATCTGGTTGATGGCGTGTTTCGTCCTGCAAGCCTGGTTTGCCTGGAAGCTGGTGGGGTTGGTGACGCCCAATGTCGCGCTGAAGTTGCTGGGGGCTGGCCTGTTCCTGTTTTCGCCGCCGATGTTTTTGCGCATGGGCGGGCATTTATCGCTCGCCGGGCACTTTCTGATTCTGGCGGCACTTTATCTGACGCTGCACCCTGGCGTGCAGAGGCGGCGCTTGGCCTGGGGCGCGCTATTGGCGGCGACGGCGCTGGTACACGCATATCTGCTGGCGATGGTGGCATTGATCTGGATTGCGGATCTGGCGGGGAGAACCCGCAAAGGTCAGTTGACCCGACGTACCGCACTGATCGAACTGCTGGTGCTGTTTTTGCTGGTAGCCCTGTGTTGCTGGCAGGCCGGTTATTTCAGTATCGGCAAAGGCACTGTGGCGGGTGGCTTTGGCTTGTATCGCATGAATGTGTTGTCGCTGATCGACGCCAGCGGCTGGTCCTCGATCGTGCCGGACTTGCCGGAAGGTCCCGGCGACTATGAGGGTTTCAACTTCCTCGGCGCGGGGACGTTGTTGGCGGCGATCTTCGCCGCCGTCGCGCTGCTGCGCCGTAATACCGACTTCGGCAGGGCGGTGCGCAGCCTGCCGGTCCTGATGCTGGCGCTGGTTGGCCTGCTGCTGTTTGCACTGTCCAACGACATCGGCCTCGGCCTGCTCAATGCTCACTATCCGTTGCCCAAGGCGTTCGTCAAATTGGCGAATATCTTCCGGGCATCGGGCCGGATGTTCTGGCCGGTGTTCTACGTCATTGTGTTTGCCATCATTTACCTCGTGGTGCGCAGCAACCGGCCACGCACGGCGGTATGCCTGTTGGCGGTGGCGCTGTGTGTCCAGGTTGTCGATACCCGCAACGGTTGGGCAGGGCTGCGGCAAAGCAGAATGATGGAGCCGGCCAGCGAATGGGCGACACCCCTTCAAGACCCGTTCTGGAAAAGTGCAGCGTTGCACTACGCCAACATTCGTTCGTTATCGCCCAAGAATCAGCCAGACACCTGGCAGCCACTGGCCGACTTTGCGGCGACTCATGGGATGAAAACCGACGCTGCTTATCTGGGCCGAATGAGCACGACGGCGTTGGAACAGGCTGAAGAAAAAGCCACGCGCATGCTGCAAACGGGGCAATACGACCCGGACTCGCTGTATATCCTCGATGAAAATGCCAGGCTTGAGGCGGTGAAAACCGTGAACAGTGCCACGGATCTGCTCACCCGCATCGATGGCATGGTGGTGCTGGCGCCGGGCTGGAAGCAATGCGCGCGATGCCTCGCGGTCGAGGACGAAGGACGCGCGATGCAGTCAATGCCACTGATCAAGGTCGGGCAGCAGCAACTGTTCAACCATACGACCCTTCACTTGGTTCAGGGCTGGGGAACTCCGGAAGCCTGGGGCACCTGGTCTGACGGCGCGCAGGCTGAGATCCAGCTTCGGGTTCCGCCACAGGCAAGCTCCATCGTCATTGATGCGCTGGCCTTCGTCCTGCCGATGCACGCCGGTCAGACAATGGTTTTCAGCGTCAACGGCGTACAGGCGTTGACGACGCGTCTGACAACGGTTCAAGGCAATCGCATCGAAATCCCGATAACCCCGGCTATGCGCGAAGCTATTGCCGGCGACAGGCTGATGCGGATTCAAGTGCAGTTGCCCGATGCGATCAGCCCGAAACAATTGGGGCTTGGGGAGGATCAGCGTGTCATGGGGCTGGGCATGAAGTCGCTGACGGTGCAGTGA